CGCGCCGGCGGCGATCAGCGGCAGCGCGCCGAGCTGTGCGGTACCGGCATAGACCAGCAGGTTCATGCCGAGCGACTCGAGCTCGGTAAGACCGATCGAGCGCATCGCGATGCCGGTGACCATCGCCCACGGCAGCAGGCCGACCGAGATCGGCAGGAAGTCGCGCAGGCCCTCGCGGGCACCGCGGCGAAATGCGGATTCCATCAGCGCTCCAGGAAAAAGCGCACAAGCATAGCAGCGGGCGCCGCAGTCCGGGCCCGCGGGCCCGCGTCAGAAGCCGAGCGACTCGCCGGCGCCGGCCAGGGTCGCGATGCCGAGGCCGAGGAAGATCGCCGCCGCGATGCCATGCACCAGCTTCACCGGCATGCGCGCCGCGATGCGGTCGCCGAGCAGCACCGCCGGCACGTTGGCGATCATCATGCCGAGCGTGGTGCCGGCGACCACCGCCACCAGCATCTGGTATTGCGCCGCCAGCGCCACCGTGGCGACCTGGGTCTTGTCGCCCATCTCGGCGAGGAAGAAGGCGATCAGCGTGGCGCCGAACACGCCGAAGCGCGGCAGCCTGGCGTCGTCCTCGTCGAGCTTGTCGGGGATCAGGGTCCACACCGCCATCGCGATGAAGGACAGGCCGAGGACCCAGCGCAGGGTCTGCGGCCCCATCAGCGTGGTCAGCCAGGTGCCGACCGCGGCGGCGAAGGCGTGGTTGGCCAGGGTCGCGACCAGGATACCGAGCACGATCGGCCACGGGCGACGAAACTTGGCGGCAAGGATGAAGGCGAGCAACTGCGTCTTGTCGCCGATTTCGGCGAGCGCGACGATGGCGGTGGAGACGAGAAAAGCGTCCATGGCGGGGGCGAGAGAAGGGGGGAAGAGGCGCGGCAC
This genomic stretch from Thauera sp. GDN1 harbors:
- a CDS encoding TMEM165/GDT1 family protein, with product MDAFLVSTAIVALAEIGDKTQLLAFILAAKFRRPWPIVLGILVATLANHAFAAAVGTWLTTLMGPQTLRWVLGLSFIAMAVWTLIPDKLDEDDARLPRFGVFGATLIAFFLAEMGDKTQVATVALAAQYQMLVAVVAGTTLGMMIANVPAVLLGDRIAARMPVKLVHGIAAAIFLGLGIATLAGAGESLGF